The proteins below are encoded in one region of Labeo rohita strain BAU-BD-2019 chromosome 15, IGBB_LRoh.1.0, whole genome shotgun sequence:
- the si:ch211-105f12.2 gene encoding RIMS-binding protein 2-like, whose amino-acid sequence MNGLDVYLYPDGLRVATPEDIENWESEREMFDPNVRLFVALFSYNPAVMSPNPESMEEELPFEQGQIIKVYGDKDADGFYSGETGGRFGFVPSNMVSEIPVEDGELKLRLFQQGFLPEETPSIAPSETSSVPDGVKVHRMVAIFDYDPWESSPNMDIEDELPFRAGDIIYVFGEMDSDGFYYGDLHGYRGLVPSNFLQPLPWD is encoded by the exons ATGAATGGGCTGGATGTCTATCTATATCCAGATGGTCTTAGAGTTGCTACACCAGAAGATATAGAGAACTGGGAATCCGAGAGGGAAATGTTTGACCCAAATGTGCGTCTCTTTGTGGCTCTGTTCTCTTACAACCCTGCGGTGATGTCTCCAAACCCTGAAAGCATGGAAGAGGAACTGCCTTTTGAACAAGGACAGATCATTAAA GTATATGGGGATAAAGATGCTGACGGCTTCTATAGCGGCGAAACGGGTGGTCGCTTCGGTTTTGTACCGAGCAACATGGTTTCTGAGATTCCTGTGGAGGACGGAGAGCTTAAACTTCGATTGTTCCAGCAGGGGTTTTTGCCAGAGGAGACGCCTTCCATAG CCCCCAGCGAAACTTCTAGTGTGCCAGATGGTGTCAAAGTCCACAggatggtggccatctttgATTATGATCCTTGGGAAAGTTCTCCAAATATGGACATTGAG GATGAGCTTCCCTTTCGTGCAGGAGATATTATATACGTTTTTGGAGAAATGGACAGCGATGGATTTTATTAC GGAGATCTACATGGTTATCGAGGTCTTGTGCCATCAAACTTTTTGCAACCACTGCCTTGGGACTGA